DNA from Bacillus marinisedimentorum:
AATCGCTACCTTGCCCACCGGTATAAGATTGAAAATGGGCAGGCGGCAGATCTGGGGCTTGTGTAACATAACCACGAATCATCCCAGGATAAGCGGAACTGACCATTTTGTCTTACCGCTTGGATGCTGCACGCTGCAGATTGGATGACGGTCATTTTTGAGGGGCCGCTTTACGTCTTTGTTAGAATGAACAGCCGTTTTTATGTCCATACTATCCTGTAAGTATGCATGAGGCGGGTGAATCAGTTTGAATGATTTTTTACAAATTGGTACTGAACTGGTTATCGGTTTTATCGCCCTGTTCTTCCTGACGAAATTATTGGGGAAAAACCAGATTTCTCAGATTACAGCGTTTGACTTTGTATCAGCTATCGTACTTGGTGAACTCGTCGGTAATGCTCTGTACGATAACGAAACAAAAATCACGAAAGTTTTATTTGCCGTGGTGCTCTGGGGAATGCTGATCTATTCAACCGAACTGATCACACAAAAATTCAAGCGTGCCCGCTCATTTTTAGAAGGACAGCCCTCCATCCTGATTTCCCATGGGAAACTGGATCGGCAGGCACTAAAGAAAAATCAGCTGGATATCAATCAGCTGCAGCATTTGCTGAGATCAAAAGACGTATTTTCACTCCGGGAGGTTGAATATGCCATCCTGGAAACAGACGGCAGCGTCAACGTCCTGAAGAAATCCGCGTTCGCCAACCCGACCCGCAGCGATATGAATCTGCCGGAAGAAAAAGTGATTCTTCCAATTACCCTCATAACCGACGGCGAAGTCATCTGGGACAATCTTGAACAATCGGGATTCGACAAGGACTGGCTTCAGGGGCAAATCCAGGTGCACGGAGCCCGGGAGATC
Protein-coding regions in this window:
- a CDS encoding DUF421 domain-containing protein; the encoded protein is MNDFLQIGTELVIGFIALFFLTKLLGKNQISQITAFDFVSAIVLGELVGNALYDNETKITKVLFAVVLWGMLIYSTELITQKFKRARSFLEGQPSILISHGKLDRQALKKNQLDINQLQHLLRSKDVFSLREVEYAILETDGSVNVLKKSAFANPTRSDMNLPEEKVILPITLITDGEVIWDNLEQSGFDKDWLQGQIQVHGAREIKDVLYAEWKEGESLHVITM